In Populus nigra chromosome 1, ddPopNigr1.1, whole genome shotgun sequence, one genomic interval encodes:
- the LOC133687059 gene encoding 4-coumarate--CoA ligase-like 1: MGTPIPCSAQEEHIFRSRHPAVVVPDITLPDFVLQDAELYADKVAFVEAATGKTFTYAEVVRDTRRFAKALRSLGLRKGHVVVVALPNVAEYGIVALGIMAAGGVFSGANPTAHESELKKQAEAADAKLIVTNDLNYGKVKGLGLPVIVLGEVCISTAVNWNELLDAADRAGDTLAYEEVLQSDLCALPFSSGTTGMSKGVMLTHRNLVANLCSSLFSVGPEMVGQVATLGLIPFFHIYGITGICCATLRNKGKVVVMGRFELRTFLNALITQEVSFAPIVPPIILALVKNPIVDEFDLSKLKLKAIMTAAAPLAPELLTAFENKFPGVQVQEAYGLTEHSCITLTHGDPSKGHGIAKKNSVGFLLPNLEIKFINPENGQSLPENTPGEICVRSQCVMQGYYNNKEETARTIDADGWLHTGDIGYIDNDGDIFIVDRIKELIKYKGFQVAPAELEAILLTHPSVEDAAVVPLPDEEAGEIPAACVVMSKGAKESEEDIMEFVASNVAHYKKVRVVQFVDSIPKSPSGKIMRRLLKEKMGTTSKAS; the protein is encoded by the exons ATGGGAACTCCCATTCCATGCTCAGCGCAAGAGGAGCACATTTTCCGAAGCCGACATCCGGCGGTTGTGGTGCCAGACATCACACTCCCTGATTTTGTGCTCCAAGATGCTGAATTGTATGCTGACAAGGTAGCATTTGTGGAGGCTGCGACAGGAAAGACGTTTACTTACGCTGAGGTAGTTAGAGACACTAGGAGGTTCGCTAAGGCCTTGAGGTCTCTCGGCCTAAGAAAAGGACATGTGGTGGTTGTAGCTCTCCCAAATGTTGCTGAGTATGGCATTGTAGCACTAGGAATAATGGCTGCTGGCGGTGTGTTTTCGGGTGCTAATCCTACTGCACATGAATCAGAACTTAAGAAGCAGGCGGAGGCTGCAGATGCTAAGCTTATTGTCACAAATGACCTTAATTATGGAAAG GTGAAGGGTCTAGGGCTACCTGTAATCGTACTGGGTGAAGTATGCATTAGCACTGCCGTGAATTGGAATGAACTGCTTGATGCAGCTGACCGTGCAGGCGATACACTTGCTTATGAGGAAGTCCTCCAGAGTGATCTATGTGCACTTCCATTCTCATCAGGCACCACAGGGATGTCAAAGGGTGTAATGCTAACCCATCGGAATCTGGTGGCTAATTTGTGCTCCAGTCTCTTCAGTGTAGGACCAGAAATGGTGGGTCAGGTTGCCACACTAGGCCTAATTCCATTCTTTCACATATATGGTATCACTGGAATATGTTGTGCCACCCTTAGGAACAAGGGGAAAGTAGTGGTGATGGGTAGGTTTGAGCTCAGGACATTTCTGAATGCATTGATCACACAAGAGGTCAGTTTTGCACCAATTGTGCCACCAATAATTTTAGCCTTGGTTAAGAACCCTATAGTGGATGAATTTGATCTCAGCAAGCTCAAACTCAAGGCTATTATGACCGCAGCAGCTCCACTCGCCCCGGAGCTGCTCACAGCCTTCGAAAACAAGTTCCCTGGCGTCCAGGTTCAAGAG GCATATGGACTGACAGAGCACAGCTGCATCACACTCACTCATGGGGATCCTAGTAAAGGCCATGGCATTGCAAAGAAAAACTCAGTAGGATTCCTCCTTCCAAATTTGGAAATCAAGTTCATCAATCCTGAAAACGGTCAATCTCTCCCTGAGAATACCCCTGGTGAAATTTGTGTAAGAAGCCAGTGTGTAATGCAAG GTTACTACAACAACAAGGAGGAGACCGCCAGGACCATTGACGCTGATGGATGGCTGCACACTGGTGACATTGGGTACATAGACAACGATGGAGATATCTTTATTGTGGATCGCATCAAAGAACTAATCAAGTACAAGGGTTTTCAA GTAGCTCCTGCTGAGCTAGAGGCTATCCTCCTCACCCATCCCTCAGTTGAAGATGCAGCTGTCGTGCC GTTGCCAGATGAAGAGGCAGGAGAGATCCCAGCTGCTTGTGTTGTGATGAGCAAAGGTGCCAAAGAAAGTGAAGAAGATATAATGGAGTTTGTTGCCTCTAATGTTGCTCATTACAAGAAAGTGAGAGTGGTGCAATTTGTGGACAGCATACCAAAATCACCTTCAGGGAAAATAATGCGAAGGCTTCTTAAAGAGAAGATGGGGACTACCTCCAAAGCTAGCTAG